The following proteins are co-located in the Mesorhizobium sp. M1E.F.Ca.ET.045.02.1.1 genome:
- a CDS encoding site-specific integrase, producing the protein MVELSPLRRRMIEDMTIRNLSPATQRSYVHAVAKFSRYFGRSPDRLGLEDVRAFQVHLVSTGISWPALNQTVCALRFFYGVTLGHAEIPERIVYARLPRTLPVVLSADEVVRFLEAVPSLKTRTALTTAYAAGLRASETVGLKVGDIDSGRGVIRIEHGKGGKDRTVMLSAQLLRILRIYWRLAKPQDWLFPGRGADRPIDVQVLYSACRSARAAAGIDKRVTVHTLRHSFATHLLENGTDIRIIQVLLGHNNLSSTARYTRVSNGLIRRTTSPLDRLNVEVVPPG; encoded by the coding sequence ATGGTCGAGTTGAGCCCTCTTCGCCGGCGCATGATCGAGGACATGACGATCCGCAATTTGTCGCCGGCCACCCAGCGATCCTACGTGCATGCGGTGGCGAAGTTTTCGCGCTACTTTGGCCGCTCCCCTGACCGGCTTGGCCTTGAGGACGTGCGCGCCTTCCAGGTGCATCTGGTTTCAACGGGGATTTCGTGGCCGGCGCTGAACCAGACGGTGTGCGCACTGCGGTTCTTCTACGGCGTGACGTTGGGCCATGCCGAGATCCCGGAGCGCATTGTCTACGCCCGCTTACCACGCACGCTGCCAGTGGTGTTGAGCGCCGACGAGGTGGTCAGGTTCCTGGAAGCGGTCCCGAGCCTGAAGACGCGCACGGCCCTGACCACAGCCTACGCTGCTGGACTTCGCGCCTCGGAGACCGTCGGCCTAAAGGTCGGCGACATCGACAGCGGTCGCGGCGTCATCCGGATCGAGCATGGCAAGGGCGGCAAGGACCGCACCGTGATGCTGTCGGCGCAGCTTCTGCGCATCCTGCGGATCTACTGGCGGCTGGCGAAGCCGCAGGACTGGCTGTTTCCCGGGCGCGGCGCCGATCGCCCTATCGATGTGCAGGTGCTGTATTCCGCCTGTCGCTCGGCGCGTGCGGCCGCCGGCATCGACAAGCGGGTGACGGTCCACACGCTCAGGCACTCTTTCGCCACGCATCTTCTGGAGAACGGCACCGACATCCGTATCATCCAGGTTCTCCTCGGCCACAACAACCTGTCGAGCACGGCGCGCTACACCAGGGTCTCGAACGGCCTAATCCGGCGCACGACGAGCCCGCTCGACCGGCTGAACGTCGAGGTCGTGCCGCCGGGTTGA
- a CDS encoding IS91 family transposase yields MPARLEVADIFRRHGEAYRQAHDGHLGRVERRTMSAIELCRTAELGGHVEGCRSCGSIRVAYNSCRNRHCPKCQSQACRDWLAARQDELLPVPYFHVVFTLPAEVAAIAFHNKTALYTILFKAAAETLRTIAADPRHLGAEIGLIAVLHSWGQTLTYHPHLHCIVPGGGVSPDGARWISCRPGFFLPVRVLSRLFRRRFLEELRVAHDAGRLGFFGDLAHLAKPDAFARLLAEVRHLEWVVYAKPPFGGPQQVLAYLGRYTHRVAIANSRLVSMADDRVAFRWRDYRHGGRTKVMTLDADEFIRRFLLHTLPDGFHRIRHYGFLANGHRAAKLGLCRRLLASQQQNNLEPSAESAAVAAGRLALTHRCPCCGGAMVTLATWRCGQAPTPFWNDTS; encoded by the coding sequence ATGCCGGCGAGACTGGAGGTGGCGGATATCTTCCGCCGCCATGGCGAGGCGTATCGGCAGGCCCATGACGGCCATCTCGGGCGCGTCGAGCGCCGCACGATGAGCGCGATCGAGCTATGCCGGACCGCCGAACTGGGCGGTCATGTCGAGGGCTGCCGCTCCTGCGGGTCGATTCGCGTGGCCTACAATTCCTGCCGCAACCGGCATTGCCCCAAGTGCCAGAGCCAGGCCTGCCGGGACTGGCTCGCCGCGCGGCAGGACGAGCTGCTGCCGGTGCCCTACTTCCATGTGGTGTTCACGCTGCCGGCCGAGGTCGCCGCGATCGCCTTCCACAACAAGACGGCGCTCTACACGATCCTGTTCAAGGCGGCGGCCGAGACGCTGCGCACGATCGCCGCCGATCCCAGACATCTGGGCGCCGAGATCGGCCTCATCGCAGTGCTGCACAGCTGGGGCCAGACTCTCACCTACCATCCCCATCTGCATTGCATCGTGCCGGGCGGCGGCGTCTCGCCCGACGGCGCACGCTGGATCTCGTGCAGGCCGGGATTCTTTTTACCCGTGCGCGTGCTGTCGCGCCTGTTTCGCCGCCGCTTCCTGGAGGAACTGCGAGTGGCCCATGATGCGGGCCGGCTGGGCTTCTTCGGCGATCTCGCCCACCTGGCAAAGCCCGATGCCTTCGCCCGTTTGCTCGCCGAAGTCCGTCACCTCGAATGGGTCGTCTACGCCAAGCCGCCCTTCGGCGGCCCGCAACAGGTACTGGCTTATCTCGGCCGCTACACCCATCGCGTCGCCATCGCCAATTCCCGGCTGGTCAGCATGGCCGACGATCGCGTCGCGTTCCGCTGGCGGGATTATCGTCATGGCGGCAGGACGAAGGTCATGACGCTCGATGCCGATGAGTTCATCCGCCGCTTCCTCCTGCACACGCTGCCCGACGGCTTCCACCGCATCCGTCATTACGGCTTCCTCGCCAACGGTCATCGCGCCGCCAAGCTCGGCCTGTGCCGCCGACTGCTGGCCAGCCAACAGCAGAACAATCTCGAACCGAGTGCCGAAAGCGCCGCTGTCGCCGCCGGGCGCCTGGCGTTGACGCATCGCTGCCCATGCTGCGGAGGGGCGATGGTCACGCTCGCCACCTGGCGATGCGGGCAGGCGCCGACCCCCTTCTGGAATGACACCTCATGA
- a CDS encoding SDR family NAD(P)-dependent oxidoreductase — protein MTLDLSGRVAVVTGASRGIGYFIAKELAAAGAHVIAVARTVGGLEELDDQIKADGRGQATLVPLDLTDMAGIDRLGGAIHERWGKLDILVANAAILGVVSPIGHVEAKTFEKVMTINVTATWRLIRSVDPLLRLSDAGRAIIMSSNAAHSARAFWAPYAASKAAVETMMRSWAHETESLPLRVNAADPGATRTAMRAQAMPGEDPETLPHPSEVARRIVPLASPALKETGLIFQAKHNRFVAYRQPE, from the coding sequence ATGACCCTCGACCTTTCCGGCCGCGTGGCAGTCGTCACCGGCGCCTCGCGCGGCATCGGCTATTTCATCGCCAAGGAACTGGCCGCGGCAGGCGCCCATGTGATCGCTGTCGCCCGCACCGTGGGCGGGCTGGAAGAACTCGACGATCAGATCAAGGCCGATGGCCGCGGACAGGCGACGCTGGTGCCGCTCGACCTCACCGACATGGCCGGCATCGACCGGCTGGGCGGCGCGATCCACGAGCGCTGGGGCAAGCTCGACATTCTGGTGGCGAACGCAGCCATCCTCGGCGTTGTCTCGCCGATCGGCCATGTCGAGGCAAAGACCTTCGAGAAGGTGATGACCATCAACGTCACCGCGACCTGGCGGCTGATCCGCTCGGTCGACCCGCTACTCAGGCTCTCCGACGCCGGCCGCGCGATCATCATGTCCTCAAACGCGGCGCACTCGGCGCGCGCTTTCTGGGCGCCCTACGCGGCCTCAAAGGCCGCGGTCGAGACGATGATGCGCTCCTGGGCGCATGAAACCGAGAGCCTGCCGCTCCGCGTCAACGCCGCCGATCCGGGCGCCACCCGCACGGCCATGCGCGCCCAGGCGATGCCCGGCGAGGATCCGGAGACGCTGCCGCATCCCTCCGAGGTCGCCAGGCGCATCGTGCCGCTGGCAAGCCCGGCGCTGAAGGAGACCGGCTTGATCTTCCAGGCCAAGCACAACCGCTTCGTCGCCTACCGGCAGCCGGAATAA
- a CDS encoding ATP-dependent DNA ligase, with product MRLSFIPPLLPTLVEKPPDGEAWIHEVKFDGYRSQIVIDNEGVRIFTRRGLDWTAKYRDITKAAASLYAESAIIDGEIVVLNDAGFSDFGELRKAITRRQHDLYFVAFDLLHLNGHDLRDMPLVDRRDILQAMIPAGARIQFSEALPGDAKSIFHLIDNAGLEGMVSKRKDSVYRSGNSTAWLKTKAYAVDEYDLLGVEREPGKPAFALMAERSTGRYVGAAFITLNHEMRERLWQRVQEQLGSAPTGMKRPATQWVKPGLVGRVKHLRGEEDLRHASLQDFREEKR from the coding sequence ATGCGTTTGAGTTTCATTCCACCGCTGCTGCCAACGTTGGTTGAAAAGCCACCGGACGGCGAAGCGTGGATTCATGAAGTGAAATTCGACGGCTACCGCTCGCAGATCGTCATCGACAACGAAGGCGTGCGCATCTTCACGCGGCGCGGGCTCGACTGGACAGCAAAGTACCGCGACATCACCAAAGCGGCTGCATCACTCTATGCCGAAAGCGCGATTATCGACGGTGAAATTGTCGTTCTCAATGATGCAGGCTTTTCGGATTTCGGCGAACTTCGAAAAGCGATCACACGCCGGCAGCACGATTTGTATTTTGTCGCTTTCGATTTGCTCCACCTCAACGGCCACGATCTACGCGACATGCCGCTAGTGGACAGGCGCGACATTCTGCAAGCGATGATCCCTGCCGGCGCTCGCATCCAATTCAGCGAAGCTCTGCCCGGTGATGCAAAATCGATCTTTCATCTAATCGACAATGCCGGCTTGGAGGGTATGGTTTCGAAACGCAAGGACAGCGTTTACCGAAGCGGCAACTCGACGGCTTGGCTAAAGACGAAAGCCTATGCGGTCGATGAATACGATTTGCTTGGCGTCGAGCGCGAACCCGGCAAACCAGCCTTCGCATTGATGGCAGAGCGCAGCACGGGCCGATACGTCGGCGCGGCCTTCATCACGTTGAATCATGAAATGCGCGAGCGACTTTGGCAACGCGTCCAGGAGCAATTAGGGTCGGCACCAACGGGCATGAAGAGGCCGGCGACGCAATGGGTCAAGCCGGGCTTGGTTGGTCGCGTGAAGCACCTGCGCGGCGAGGAAGATTTGCGCCACGCTTCGTTGCAGGATTTCAGAGAAGAAAAGCGCTAG
- a CDS encoding thermonuclease family protein gives MIGIDRSRYDNRSDQWRRYAGGKRSRAGRWASVPLCLVLVTVAAASALVTQFVIHNSGSLPEINLQNVIKPKPVAVDGVASVIDGDTIEIHGQRVRFNGIDAPESRQYCDDAKGFEYPCGRRSAEALDAFLAASKPVHCAFVTWDRYGRFVGDCVRADGASVAAWMVEHGQALDWPKYSNGAYAVQQAKAEASKVGLWVGSFQTPWDWRAQHSDDVQAPSTPLFAFGSGNAACNIKGNISADGERIYHVPGQKYYNATVINQAKGERWFCSEAEAVAAGWRRSRR, from the coding sequence GTGATCGGCATCGACAGATCGCGCTACGACAACCGCTCTGATCAATGGCGGCGGTACGCTGGCGGGAAACGCTCACGCGCCGGACGATGGGCGAGCGTGCCGCTCTGTCTCGTGCTCGTGACGGTAGCCGCGGCTTCTGCCTTGGTGACGCAATTTGTCATCCACAACAGCGGATCGCTGCCGGAAATCAATCTGCAGAACGTCATCAAGCCGAAGCCTGTAGCTGTTGACGGCGTTGCCTCCGTCATCGATGGCGACACCATTGAAATCCACGGTCAACGCGTCCGCTTCAACGGGATCGACGCACCAGAAAGCCGCCAGTATTGCGACGACGCAAAAGGCTTCGAATACCCCTGCGGCCGGCGCTCTGCCGAGGCTCTGGACGCCTTCCTAGCAGCCTCCAAGCCGGTCCACTGCGCGTTCGTCACATGGGATCGCTACGGACGCTTCGTCGGCGATTGCGTGCGGGCTGATGGCGCCAGCGTAGCCGCATGGATGGTCGAACACGGGCAAGCGCTCGACTGGCCGAAATACAGCAATGGTGCCTATGCGGTGCAACAGGCGAAAGCCGAAGCGTCAAAGGTTGGTCTGTGGGTAGGATCGTTTCAGACGCCTTGGGATTGGCGAGCGCAACACAGCGATGACGTACAAGCGCCTTCAACACCCCTATTCGCGTTCGGCAGCGGCAATGCTGCCTGCAATATCAAAGGCAACATCTCGGCAGATGGCGAGCGCATCTATCACGTGCCGGGACAGAAATATTACAACGCAACCGTCATCAACCAAGCCAAAGGCGAACGCTGGTTCTGCTCGGAAGCGGAAGCCGTTGCGGCTGGCTGGAGGCGGTCAAGAAGATAG
- a CDS encoding DUF5343 domain-containing protein, which translates to MALLNQSVATYGQISKLLEALRQGQAPDKFTRQFLKDKGFTSSNHHAFIPLLKGLGFLNAEGTPTQRYKDFLDSTKWKQVVAEAIKEAYSDIFILKAKPTKADKNMIAGKYKSAYNLSEQMAERSASTFLALLDLADEHMLYGGSAPAVAANFAPAKEPEHAEVSSVQVNTKTAGKPSSMGGLHYNIQIHLPATKDVEVYNAIFKSVKEHLID; encoded by the coding sequence ATGGCATTGCTGAACCAGTCTGTTGCAACATATGGCCAAATTTCAAAGCTGTTAGAGGCGCTGAGACAAGGGCAAGCTCCCGACAAATTTACCCGACAATTCTTGAAGGATAAGGGCTTTACCTCTTCAAATCATCACGCCTTTATCCCGCTACTGAAGGGCCTGGGGTTTCTCAATGCAGAAGGGACACCGACGCAGAGGTACAAGGATTTTCTGGACTCAACGAAATGGAAGCAAGTTGTCGCAGAGGCCATAAAGGAAGCCTACAGCGACATTTTCATCTTAAAGGCCAAGCCTACCAAGGCTGACAAGAATATGATCGCTGGAAAGTACAAGAGTGCCTACAATCTTTCCGAGCAGATGGCAGAACGTTCCGCATCGACGTTCCTTGCGCTTTTGGACCTAGCCGACGAACACATGCTGTATGGCGGTTCTGCGCCGGCAGTGGCAGCAAACTTTGCTCCCGCGAAAGAACCGGAGCATGCTGAGGTCTCGTCGGTTCAAGTCAACACAAAAACCGCCGGTAAGCCGTCGTCAATGGGAGGCCTTCACTACAACATCCAGATTCACCTCCCAGCCACTAAAGACGTTGAGGTTTACAATGCGATCTTCAAGTCAGTGAAGGAGCACCTCATTGACTAA
- a CDS encoding Swt1 family HEPN domain-containing protein, with translation MTKPSKDFRDFVFRGLLLESEADIFRKAGINVGVDVSQSEESLLLEALAPFGVQRRNQALEMSRLYAVLHAFENEVRSLIRDTLVEKVGPTWWDTASVPVAVKKIADSRKKAAEKDSWLEGAKDDQLEFVDFGDLAAVIIQNWDFFKDIMPTQEWIKQRMTELEKARNFVAHNRMLLPSEFQRMYMYISDWNKAVGL, from the coding sequence TTGACTAAGCCAAGCAAGGACTTTCGCGACTTCGTTTTCAGGGGACTCCTTCTGGAGTCTGAAGCAGATATATTTCGAAAAGCGGGCATCAATGTTGGAGTCGATGTTAGTCAATCCGAAGAAAGCCTGCTATTGGAGGCGTTAGCGCCGTTCGGTGTCCAGCGCCGTAATCAGGCATTGGAGATGTCGAGGCTTTACGCGGTGCTTCACGCCTTTGAAAACGAAGTTCGTTCCCTGATTCGAGACACCCTCGTCGAGAAAGTAGGCCCGACTTGGTGGGACACTGCATCGGTGCCTGTTGCAGTTAAAAAAATAGCCGACTCCCGCAAGAAAGCCGCCGAAAAGGATTCTTGGTTAGAGGGCGCAAAAGATGATCAACTTGAGTTTGTCGACTTTGGCGATTTAGCGGCTGTCATCATTCAGAACTGGGATTTTTTCAAAGATATAATGCCAACTCAGGAATGGATTAAACAGCGTATGACGGAGTTGGAGAAGGCTAGAAATTTTGTGGCGCACAACCGAATGCTTCTGCCATCTGAATTTCAGAGAATGTACATGTACATTTCCGACTGGAACAAAGCGGTCGGTCTCTAA
- a CDS encoding IS630 family transposase (programmed frameshift), with protein MPKPYSLDLRERVVRFVEGGHSRHAAAAHFGVSVSFVVILMRNYHATGSLAPKRSGGRRHSKLDPHRAFLSGRVAEKDDITMPELAAELAAAAGVEVAPASISRWLIRNGYSFKKTLLASEQDRPDISKARQEWRTKRQPRMRVEPHRLVFIDETGTTTKMTRLRGRCRKGRRLRSKAPFGHWKTQTFIAGLRCHGLTAPFVVDAPMNRRIFETYVVTQLAPTLAKGDVVILDNLAAHKSPMAEAAIRAKGAWVLFLPPYSPDLNPIEMAFAKLKAHLRAKAIRTIDALWKAIGDICNLFSPTECRNYFSAAGYGLT; from the exons ATGCCCAAGCCCTATTCGCTCGATTTGCGTGAACGCGTAGTGCGGTTTGTAGAGGGCGGTCATTCGCGGCACGCGGCTGCGGCACATTTCGGGGTATCGGTGTCGTTCGTCGTTATCCTGATGAGGAACTACCATGCGACGGGAAGCTTGGCGCCCAAGCGGAGTGGTGGGCGTCGCCATTCCAAGCTCGACCCGCATCGTGCGTTTCTGTCGGGCCGCGTGGCCGAGAAGGACGACATCACCATGCCTGAGCTGGCGGCCGAACTGGCCGCTGCTGCCGGCGTCGAGGTGGCTCCCGCCTCGATCTCGCGGTGGTTGATCAGGAATGGCTACAGCTTC AAAAAAACGCTTCTGGCCAGCGAGCAAGATCGTCCCGACATCAGCAAGGCGCGGCAAGAATGGCGCACCAAGCGCCAGCCCCGGATGCGAGTTGAGCCGCATAGGCTGGTGTTCATCGATGAGACCGGAACCACGACCAAGATGACACGCCTGCGCGGGCGTTGCCGCAAGGGTCGACGGCTGCGCTCGAAGGCGCCGTTCGGACATTGGAAGACCCAGACCTTCATCGCCGGGCTACGCTGTCATGGGCTCACCGCACCGTTCGTCGTCGACGCCCCGATGAACCGGCGCATCTTCGAGACCTATGTCGTGACACAGCTTGCCCCGACGCTGGCAAAGGGCGATGTTGTCATCCTCGACAACCTCGCCGCCCACAAAAGCCCGATGGCCGAGGCGGCGATCCGCGCAAAGGGCGCATGGGTTCTCTTCCTGCCGCCCTACAGCCCCGATCTTAACCCTATCGAAATGGCTTTCGCCAAGCTCAAGGCGCACCTGCGGGCAAAGGCCATCAGAACCATCGACGCCCTTTGGAAGGCCATCGGCGACATCTGCAATCTGTTCTCCCCAACAGAATGCAGAAATTACTTCTCAGCCGCCGGATATGGACTCACATGA